A genomic stretch from Patagioenas fasciata isolate bPatFas1 chromosome 8, bPatFas1.hap1, whole genome shotgun sequence includes:
- the LOC136104360 gene encoding lipase member M-like: MFIDKVLRVWRQNQRMTVVLLLSLPSTASKHPATEFPVICHRSFSAKHMISSTRKKIWLVFAVTYLFQGITYSEELRRMKRAVDPAALMNINELITYKGYPSEEYEVTTEDGYIITINRIPYGIQNQGNPASKPAVFLQHGLLGDASNWIANLPNNSLGFILADAGFDVWMGNSRGNRWSRKHQNYSIDQDEFWAFSFDEMAKFDLPAAINFIVEKTGQEKLYYIGHSQGTTVAFIAFSTMPELAQKIKFYFALAPVTTIKYARSPVTKLLYLPEKLLRGFLGKREFLPQTTRLKRLLVPVCSHRAFSRLCRSVFFSLGGCNLKNLDTNQIHVYIAQTPAGTSVQNMVHWSQEARSGKFQAYDWGSSKKNMEKYEQATPPLYNVEEMVVPTAVWTGGQDLLANPKDVAILLSQIKGLIYHKRIPEWAHLDFIWGLDAHLHVYDEIIDLMQKYP; encoded by the exons ATGTTTATTGACAAGGTGCTGCGTGTCTGGCGACAAAACCAGCGCATGACCGTGGTGCTGCTGCTCTCTTTACCCAGCACTGCTTCCAAACACCCAGCAACTGAGTTTCCAGTCATCTGTCATCGCAGTTTCTCAGCCAAACATATGATTTCTAGCACAAG AAAGAAGATATGGCTGGTTTTTGCTGTGACATACTTATTTCAGGGAATTACTTATTCAGAAGAACTCAGGAGAATGAAGAGAGCTGTGGATCCTGCAGCATTAATGAATATT AACGAGCTCATTACTTACAAAGGATACCCCAGTGAGGAGTATGAAGTGACAACAGAAGATGGTTATATCATTACAATTAACAGAATCCCTTATGGTATACAGAATCAGGGAAACCCAG CTTCGAAACCTGCTGTATTTCTCCAACATGGATTATTGGGAGATGCTAGTAACTGGATCGCAAACCTGCCCAACAACAGCTTGGGCTTCATACTAGCTGATGCTGGCTTTGACGTTTGGATGGGAAATAGCAGAGGGAATCGCTGGTCCAGAAAACATCAGAATTATTCCATTGATCAAGATGAATTCTGGGCTTTCAG TTTTGATGAGATGGCAAAGTTTGATCTTCCAGCAGCTATAAATTTCATTGTGGAGAAAACAGGACAGGAAAAGTTGTACTATATTGGCCATTCACAAGGTACTACCGTTG CTTTCATTGCATTTTCAACAATGCCAGAGCTGGCTCAAAAAATTAAATTCTATTTTGCATTGGCACCTGTCACTACTATTAAGTATGCTAGAAGCCCAGTAACAAAACTTCTGTACCTTCCTGAAAAATTGCTCAGG GGTTTTCTTGGCAAGAGAGAATTCCTTCCCCAGACCACACGTCTAAAAAGGCTACTAGTCCCTGTCTGCAGTCACCGAGCTTTTTCCAGGCTTTGTAGAAGTGTCTTCTTCAGTCTGGGTGGCTGTAATCTGAAAAACCTTGACACA aaccAAATCCATGTGTATATTGCACAAACCCCTGCTGGAACTTCTGTGCAGAACATGGTCCACTGGAGTCAG GAGGCCCGTTCAGGGAAGTTCCAAGCTTATGACTGGGGCAGTTCAAAGAAGAACATGGAAAAATATGAACAG GCTACTCCTCCTCTCTACAATGTAGAAGAGATGGTTGTACCAACTGCAGTATGGACTGGGGGACAAGACTTGCTCGCAAATCCCAAGGATGTGGCAATTTTACTGTCTCAAATTAAAGGGCTCATCTATCACAAGAGGATTCCTGAATGGGCACATCTGGATTTCATCTGGGGATTGGATGCACATCTGCATGTGTACGATGAAATTATTGACCTGATGCAGAAGTACCCTTAA